In Helicobacter pylori, a single genomic region encodes these proteins:
- a CDS encoding ferrochelatase has protein sequence MRLGVNEAVELSLGELQNTPSISYFNSIVLSLNKVQKGSLFAAKDHALIPKALELGAYGILYTGEYPLSDRDVAWIKLKDIEHSLNHLFKFCLLDERVVGVLLGPIELEIASKIIVSEFVWCLKESLEDLFIIEGCKIAFFDKLEWLHLFYKQEHLKEDLKESRLIILNQSFFCSTLVYEKQEYEFKMPCIFLEPLKRVIQLCEKLQIEFDLNLLGKKEYPLDHCKPFFVNKNLEIAPYGATARVVVAETSKELFEMMLQKALETLSWGKIVVFCRKNSVAFFEKNNPYFYTTQNNLKEQLKNLAFNFAFIYGISPHHLESLLNPPFLKNPHAMVSHAHL, from the coding sequence ATGCGATTAGGGGTGAATGAAGCCGTAGAGTTGAGTTTGGGCGAATTGCAAAACACGCCCTCAATCAGCTATTTTAATTCTATTGTTTTGTCTTTAAACAAAGTCCAAAAAGGCTCTTTATTTGCCGCTAAAGATCATGCTCTCATTCCTAAAGCTTTAGAGTTAGGGGCTTATGGGATCTTATACACAGGAGAATATCCTTTAAGTGATAGGGATGTGGCATGGATCAAGCTTAAAGATATAGAGCATTCTTTGAACCATTTGTTTAAATTTTGTTTGTTGGATGAGCGCGTGGTCGGGGTGCTGTTAGGCCCTATAGAATTAGAGATCGCTTCTAAAATCATCGTGAGCGAATTTGTGTGGTGCTTGAAAGAGAGCCTTGAAGATTTATTCATTATAGAGGGGTGTAAAATAGCCTTTTTTGATAAATTGGAGTGGCTTCATTTGTTTTATAAGCAAGAGCACTTGAAAGAAGATTTGAAAGAAAGTCGTTTAATCATTCTCAACCAATCGTTTTTTTGCAGCACTTTAGTCTATGAAAAACAAGAATACGAATTCAAAATGCCATGCATCTTTTTAGAGCCTTTAAAAAGGGTGATTCAATTGTGCGAGAAATTACAAATTGAGTTTGATTTGAATCTTTTAGGCAAAAAAGAATACCCACTAGATCATTGCAAACCCTTTTTTGTGAATAAAAATTTAGAAATAGCCCCTTATGGCGCAACGGCAAGGGTGGTTGTCGCTGAGACTTCAAAAGAATTGTTTGAAATGATGCTTCAAAAAGCCCTTGAGACTTTATCGTGGGGGAAAATTGTCGTGTTTTGTCGTAAAAACAGCGTGGCTTTCTTTGAAAAAAATAACCCTTATTTTTACACTACTCAAAACAACTTAAAAGAGCAATTAAAAAATTTAGCGTTTAATTTCGCTTTTATTTATGGGATTAGCCCTCATCATTTAGAATCCCTTCTAAACCCCCCTTTTTTAAAAAACCCCCACGCTATGGTAAGTCATGCTCATTTGTAA
- the cmoB gene encoding tRNA 5-methoxyuridine(34)/uridine 5-oxyacetic acid(34) synthase CmoB translates to MLICNDNLDPKTLLEEIMALRPWRKGPFEISQIKIDSEWDSSIKWNLVKNATPLKDKIVADVGCNNGYYLFKMLEYKPKSLVGFDPGVLVKKQFEFLAPFFDKEKKIIYESLGVEDLHEKYPNAFDVIFCLGVLYHRKSPLEALKALYHALKIKGELVLDTLIVDSPLDIALCPKKTYAKMKNVYFIPSVSALKGWCERVGFENFEILSVLKTTPKEQRKTDFILGQSLEDFLDKTDLSKTLEGYDAPLRGYFKMLKPSKL, encoded by the coding sequence ATGCTCATTTGTAACGACAATCTCGATCCAAAAACCCTTTTAGAAGAAATCATGGCGTTAAGGCCATGGCGTAAAGGCCCTTTTGAAATTTCTCAAATCAAGATTGATAGCGAATGGGATAGCTCCATTAAATGGAATCTAGTCAAAAACGCCACTCCTTTAAAAGACAAAATAGTGGCTGATGTGGGTTGCAATAACGGCTATTACTTGTTTAAGATGCTAGAATATAAGCCTAAAAGTTTGGTGGGGTTTGATCCGGGCGTTTTAGTCAAAAAACAATTTGAATTTTTAGCCCCCTTTTTTGATAAAGAAAAAAAAATCATTTATGAGTCTTTAGGGGTAGAGGATTTGCATGAAAAATACCCTAACGCTTTTGATGTCATTTTTTGCTTAGGGGTGCTATACCACAGAAAAAGCCCGCTAGAGGCTTTAAAAGCCTTATATCATGCTTTGAAAATAAAAGGGGAGCTGGTGTTGGATACGCTTATTGTTGATTCGCCCCTAGACATCGCTCTTTGCCCTAAAAAAACTTATGCTAAAATGAAAAATGTTTATTTTATCCCTAGTGTTAGCGCACTAAAGGGGTGGTGCGAAAGGGTGGGGTTTGAAAATTTTGAGATTCTTAGCGTTTTAAAGACCACGCCTAAAGAACAGCGTAAAACGGATTTTATTTTGGGGCAAAGTTTAGAAGATTTTTTGGATAAAACAGATCTCTCTAAAACTTTAGAGGGGTATGACGCTCCTTTGAGAGGGTATTTTAAAATGCTCAAACCAAGCAAGCTTTAA
- a CDS encoding PaaI family thioesterase encodes MQESVVRVDYDSLETCKNFKPSVGTELIVLEKDIAHARFKGNESMVYEENFVHAGFVLIACNYAALCALNKRHSVVVSNNINFYAPLELNQEALIKAQVIQDGVKKAEIKIEAFVLDIQVLEGMIEIVVFDKKPFKFNFKEE; translated from the coding sequence GTGCAAGAATCAGTCGTTCGTGTGGATTATGACTCTTTAGAGACTTGTAAGAATTTCAAACCAAGCGTTGGCACTGAATTAATCGTTTTAGAAAAAGATATAGCCCATGCGCGTTTCAAGGGCAATGAAAGCATGGTGTATGAAGAAAATTTTGTGCATGCCGGGTTTGTGCTTATTGCGTGCAATTATGCGGCCTTGTGCGCGTTGAATAAAAGGCACAGCGTGGTGGTTTCTAATAACATCAATTTTTACGCCCCCCTAGAATTGAATCAAGAAGCGCTCATTAAAGCGCAAGTCATTCAAGATGGCGTGAAAAAAGCTGAAATAAAAATAGAGGCGTTTGTGTTAGACATTCAGGTTTTAGAGGGAATGATAGAAATCGTGGTGTTTGATAAAAAGCCTTTTAAATTCAATTTTAAAGAAGAGTAG
- the speA gene encoding arginine decarboxylase, whose protein sequence is MQEVHDYGINFWSNNEFKIEKGLVKVCHGKNPSLLEIVQSVRDKGYRGPLLVRFPHLVQKQIKSLFDAFSSAIKEYQYSGAFKAVFPLKVNQMPSFVFPLVQGAKGLNYGLEAGSKSELIIAMSYTNPKAPITVNGFKDKEMIELGFIAKSMQHEITLTIEGLNELKTIIAVAKQNDFVACPKIGIRIRLHSAGTGVWAKSGGINSKFGLSSTEVLEAMRLLEENDLLEHFHMIHFHIGSQISDISPLKKALREAGNLYAELRKMGAKNLNSVNIGGGLAVEYTQHKHHQDKNYTLEEFSADVVFLLREIVKNKQEIEPDIFIESGRYISANHAVLVAPVLELFSHEYNEKSLKIKENNNPPLIDEMLDLLANINEKNAIEYLHDSFDHTESLFTLFDLGYIDLIDRSNTEVLAHLIVKKAVQLLYVKDHNDILRIQEQVQERYLLNCSFFQSLPDYWGLRQNFPVMPLNKLDEKPTRSASLWDITCDSDGEIAFDSTKPLFLHDIDIDEEEYFLAFFLVGAYQEVLGMKHNLFTHPTEFSVVFDEKGDYEVEDICEAQTILDVLDDLDYDTKEIERLLKQKIEDNNQLDMEEKKEIMGRLYVMLSENGYLRTIS, encoded by the coding sequence ATGCAAGAAGTCCATGATTATGGGATTAATTTTTGGAGCAATAACGAATTTAAGATAGAAAAAGGGCTGGTTAAAGTTTGTCATGGCAAAAACCCCTCGCTTTTAGAAATCGTTCAAAGCGTGCGCGATAAGGGCTATAGAGGGCCTTTGTTGGTGCGATTCCCCCATTTGGTGCAAAAACAAATCAAAAGCCTGTTTGATGCGTTTTCTTCAGCGATTAAAGAGTATCAATACAGCGGGGCTTTTAAGGCGGTTTTCCCTTTAAAAGTCAATCAAATGCCCTCGTTTGTTTTCCCTTTAGTGCAGGGGGCTAAGGGTTTGAATTACGGCTTAGAAGCCGGGAGCAAGTCTGAACTCATCATTGCGATGAGTTACACTAACCCTAAAGCCCCTATCACCGTGAATGGCTTTAAAGACAAAGAAATGATTGAGCTTGGCTTTATCGCTAAAAGCATGCAGCATGAGATCACTTTAACGATTGAGGGTTTGAATGAATTAAAAACCATTATCGCCGTGGCTAAACAAAACGATTTTGTAGCATGCCCTAAAATTGGCATTCGCATCCGTTTGCACAGCGCTGGCACTGGCGTTTGGGCAAAGAGTGGGGGGATCAATTCTAAATTTGGCCTTAGTAGCACGGAAGTTTTAGAAGCGATGCGCCTTTTAGAAGAAAACGACTTACTAGAGCATTTCCACATGATACATTTCCACATAGGCTCTCAAATCAGCGATATTTCGCCCTTAAAAAAGGCTTTAAGAGAAGCGGGTAACTTGTATGCAGAATTGCGTAAAATGGGCGCTAAAAATCTTAATAGCGTGAATATTGGAGGGGGGTTAGCCGTAGAATACACCCAACACAAGCACCACCAAGACAAGAACTACACTTTAGAAGAATTCAGCGCTGATGTGGTGTTTTTATTGAGGGAAATTGTGAAAAATAAGCAAGAAATCGAGCCGGATATTTTCATTGAATCAGGCCGTTATATTTCCGCTAACCATGCCGTTTTAGTGGCCCCTGTGTTAGAATTGTTTTCGCATGAATACAATGAAAAATCCCTAAAAATCAAAGAAAATAATAACCCTCCCTTGATTGATGAAATGCTAGATTTGCTCGCTAATATCAATGAAAAAAACGCCATTGAATACTTGCATGATAGTTTTGATCACACCGAGTCGCTATTCACGCTTTTTGATTTGGGCTATATTGATTTGATTGACAGGAGCAACACTGAAGTTTTAGCGCATTTGATCGTCAAAAAAGCGGTGCAATTGCTTTATGTCAAGGATCATAACGATATTTTACGCATTCAAGAGCAAGTCCAAGAGCGCTATTTATTGAATTGCTCGTTTTTCCAAAGCTTGCCAGATTATTGGGGCTTGAGACAGAATTTCCCGGTCATGCCCTTGAATAAATTAGATGAAAAGCCCACCAGGAGCGCGAGCTTGTGGGATATTACTTGCGATAGCGATGGGGAAATCGCTTTTGATTCCACAAAGCCCTTGTTTTTGCACGATATAGACATAGATGAAGAAGAATACTTTTTAGCGTTCTTTTTAGTGGGAGCGTATCAAGAAGTTTTAGGCATGAAGCACAATTTATTCACGCACCCTACGGAATTTAGCGTGGTTTTTGATGAAAAAGGCGATTATGAAGTGGAAGATATTTGCGAAGCCCAAACGATTTTAGACGTGTTAGACGATTTGGACTATGACACTAAAGAAATTGAGCGCCTTTTAAAACAAAAAATTGAAGACAACAACCAACTGGACATGGAAGAAAAGAAAGAAATCATGGGGCGCTTGTATGTCATGCTGAGCGAAAATGGGTATTTGCGCACGATTTCTTAA